A window of Aeromicrobium sp. Root236 contains these coding sequences:
- a CDS encoding sugar ABC transporter ATP-binding protein, which translates to MIQMTAEAAEATRTEPVVQMSGVSVSFPGVKALQSVGLTLRPGEVHALMGENGAGKSTLIKALTGVYSIDEGTIIVGGEPRTFHSPAESQAAGISTVYQEVNLCTNLTVAENMLLGREPRSFGRIDTRAMNRRAGETLTRLGLDIDPKSQLGTHPIAIQQLVAIARAVDIDAELLILDEPTSSLDADEVAKLFEVMRTLRAEGVAIVFVSHFLEQVFAISDRMTVLRNGQFVGEYVTAETTQLQLVQAMIGRELETLDKIEQAAEEHTVKTQGAPLMEVIELGRKGSVESVDLKVFEGEVIGIAGLLGSGRTELARLLFGADTADHGDMRMRSKGTKLRTPRQAIDHKIAFSSENRRSEGVIADLSIADNMVLAMQASRGWLRPIPARTKDRLVKKYIEALDIRPADPNALMRNLSGGNQQKVLLARWLITEPELLILDEPTRGIDIGAKAQIQQLVADLAKEGMSVVFISAELEEVLRLSDRLVVMRDRRKIDERPNEDVTVSDVLEIIAGEVRNDA; encoded by the coding sequence ATGATCCAGATGACAGCCGAAGCCGCCGAGGCCACACGCACCGAACCGGTCGTGCAGATGAGCGGCGTCTCGGTGAGCTTCCCCGGCGTCAAGGCCCTCCAGTCCGTCGGCCTCACGCTGCGGCCCGGCGAGGTGCACGCCCTCATGGGTGAGAACGGCGCCGGCAAGTCCACGCTGATCAAGGCGCTGACCGGCGTCTACTCGATCGACGAGGGCACGATCATCGTCGGCGGCGAGCCGCGTACGTTCCACAGCCCGGCCGAGTCGCAGGCCGCCGGCATCAGCACCGTCTACCAAGAGGTCAACCTCTGCACCAACCTCACGGTTGCCGAGAACATGCTGCTGGGCCGTGAGCCCCGCTCGTTCGGCCGCATCGACACCCGCGCCATGAACCGTCGCGCGGGGGAGACCCTGACCCGTCTGGGCCTCGACATCGATCCCAAGTCGCAGCTCGGCACCCACCCGATCGCGATCCAGCAGCTCGTCGCGATCGCCCGCGCCGTCGACATCGACGCCGAGCTCCTGATCCTCGACGAGCCCACCTCCAGCCTGGACGCCGACGAGGTCGCCAAGCTGTTCGAGGTCATGCGCACGCTCCGCGCCGAGGGCGTCGCGATCGTGTTCGTCTCGCACTTCCTCGAGCAGGTCTTCGCGATCTCCGACCGCATGACGGTGCTGCGCAACGGCCAGTTCGTCGGCGAGTACGTCACCGCCGAGACGACCCAGCTGCAGCTCGTGCAGGCCATGATCGGCCGCGAGCTGGAGACGCTCGACAAGATCGAGCAGGCCGCTGAGGAGCACACCGTCAAGACCCAGGGCGCGCCGCTCATGGAGGTCATCGAGCTGGGCCGCAAGGGCAGCGTCGAGTCGGTCGACCTCAAGGTGTTCGAGGGTGAGGTCATCGGCATCGCCGGCCTCCTCGGCTCGGGCCGCACCGAGCTCGCCCGGCTGCTGTTCGGCGCCGACACCGCGGACCACGGCGACATGCGCATGCGCTCCAAGGGCACCAAGCTCCGCACGCCCCGTCAGGCGATCGACCACAAGATCGCGTTCTCGAGCGAGAACCGCCGGTCCGAGGGCGTCATCGCCGACCTGTCGATCGCCGACAACATGGTCCTCGCGATGCAGGCGTCGCGGGGCTGGCTGCGGCCGATCCCCGCCAGGACCAAGGACCGCCTCGTCAAGAAGTACATCGAGGCGCTCGACATCCGCCCGGCCGATCCCAACGCGCTGATGCGCAACCTCAGCGGCGGCAACCAGCAGAAGGTCCTGCTCGCCCGGTGGCTCATCACCGAGCCCGAGCTCCTGATCCTCGACGAGCCGACGCGCGGCATCGACATCGGCGCCAAGGCGCAGATCCAGCAGCTCGTGGCCGACCTGGCCAAGGAAGGCATGTCTGTCGTGTTCATCTCCGCCGAGCTCGAAGAGGTCCTGCGCCTCAGCGACCGCCTCGTCGTGATGCGCGACCGTCGCAAGATCGACGAGCGCCCCAACGAGGACGTGACCGTCTCGGACGTCCTCGAGATCATCGCGGGGGAGGTGCGCAACGATGCGTGA
- a CDS encoding ABC transporter permease, producing the protein MRDLGLRFVRHNLFWPTLALVLLLLLNLTKTPDFFSLRLQDGHLYGSLIDILRNSAPTLLIALGMTLVIATRGIDLSVGAVAAISGAVACTYMAGSPDESTAGRAIVAMTMAVAVAVLLGVWNGFLVSVLGIQPIIATLVLMTAGRGLAMLITDGQITTVNNSLFGKVSTGFVLGLPIAILIALAVFAITAVLTRRTALGMLIEAVGINPEASRLAGVRARTITWTVYVFVAFCAGIAGLMIASNTSAADANAAGLFIELDAILAVVIGGTSLAGGRFSLTGTLIGAMFIQTLATTIPTMGIPAETNYLFKAVVVIVVCLLQSPKARAALSVRRPSSLLAKGTPA; encoded by the coding sequence ATGCGTGACCTCGGCCTGCGGTTCGTCCGCCACAACCTGTTCTGGCCCACCCTGGCCCTCGTGCTCCTGCTGCTGCTCAACCTCACGAAGACGCCCGACTTCTTCTCGCTCCGCCTGCAGGACGGCCACCTCTACGGCAGCCTGATCGACATCCTCCGCAACAGCGCCCCGACGCTGCTGATCGCGCTCGGCATGACGCTCGTGATCGCGACCCGCGGCATCGACCTCTCGGTCGGCGCGGTCGCCGCGATCTCCGGCGCCGTCGCGTGCACCTACATGGCCGGCTCGCCCGACGAGTCGACCGCAGGCCGTGCGATCGTCGCGATGACCATGGCCGTGGCCGTGGCTGTCCTCCTCGGCGTCTGGAACGGCTTCCTGGTGTCAGTGCTGGGCATCCAACCCATCATCGCGACGCTCGTCCTCATGACCGCCGGTCGCGGCCTGGCGATGCTGATCACCGACGGCCAGATCACCACGGTCAACAACTCGCTGTTCGGCAAGGTGAGCACGGGATTCGTGCTGGGCCTGCCGATCGCGATCCTGATCGCCCTCGCCGTCTTCGCCATCACGGCAGTGCTGACCCGGCGTACGGCGCTCGGCATGCTGATCGAGGCCGTCGGCATCAACCCCGAGGCGAGCCGGCTCGCCGGGGTCCGGGCGCGCACGATCACCTGGACCGTCTACGTGTTCGTGGCGTTCTGCGCCGGCATCGCGGGCCTGATGATCGCCTCCAACACGAGCGCGGCCGACGCCAACGCGGCAGGCCTGTTCATCGAGCTCGACGCGATCCTCGCGGTGGTCATCGGCGGCACGTCGCTGGCCGGCGGCCGGTTCTCGCTGACCGGCACGCTGATCGGCGCGATGTTCATCCAGACCCTTGCGACGACGATCCCGACGATGGGCATCCCGGCCGAGACCAACTACCTGTTCAAGGCCGTCGTCGTCATCGTGGTCTGCCTGCTGCAGTCGCCCAAGGCTCGCGCGGCGCTCTCCGTACGACGACCGTCGTCCCTCCTCGCGAAGGGAACACCGGCATGA
- the yjfF gene encoding galactofuranose ABC transporter, permease protein YjfF, with amino-acid sequence MSAQAPTIKELGSSLPDSIRRFTPPPRFYPVIATIALFFAMFGAGSVRYEGFSSPQTILSVLVDNSFLIVLAVGMTFVILTGGIDLSVGSVVALSTMIAAETLRAGWSAPLVIVTVLLTGSVLGLLMGLVIHYFEIQPFIVTLAGMFLARGLCYVISLESIPIENGTFKSFASGTIEMGDYFITPSVVVALIVLVIAAVVLHMTRFGRTVYAVGGSEQSALLMGLAVARTKVGVYVISGFCSALAGLLFSIYTLSGYNLGAVGMELDAIAAVVIGGTLLTGGSGLVLGSAVGVLVLGLIQSFISFDGTLSSWWTKITIGVLLLLFVLIQRLFTRRAV; translated from the coding sequence ATGAGCGCCCAGGCACCCACGATCAAGGAGCTGGGCAGCTCGTTGCCCGACTCGATCCGCCGGTTCACCCCGCCGCCGCGGTTCTATCCCGTCATCGCGACGATCGCGCTCTTCTTCGCGATGTTCGGCGCCGGCAGCGTCCGCTACGAAGGGTTCTCGTCGCCCCAGACGATCCTGAGCGTGCTGGTCGACAACTCGTTCCTCATCGTCCTCGCGGTCGGCATGACATTCGTGATCCTCACGGGCGGGATCGACCTGTCGGTCGGGTCGGTCGTCGCCCTGTCCACGATGATCGCCGCCGAGACGTTGCGGGCCGGTTGGTCGGCGCCGCTCGTGATCGTCACGGTCCTGCTCACCGGGTCGGTGCTGGGCCTGCTGATGGGTCTGGTGATCCACTACTTCGAGATCCAGCCGTTCATCGTGACGCTGGCGGGCATGTTCCTGGCCCGCGGCCTCTGCTACGTCATCAGCCTCGAGTCGATCCCGATCGAGAACGGCACCTTCAAGTCGTTCGCCAGCGGCACGATCGAGATGGGGGACTACTTCATCACTCCGTCCGTCGTCGTCGCGCTCATCGTGCTCGTGATCGCCGCCGTGGTGCTGCACATGACCCGCTTCGGCCGCACCGTCTACGCCGTGGGTGGCAGCGAGCAGTCGGCGCTGCTCATGGGCCTGGCCGTCGCGCGCACCAAGGTCGGCGTCTACGTCATCAGCGGCTTCTGCTCCGCCCTCGCCGGCCTGCTGTTCTCGATCTACACGCTCTCGGGCTACAACCTCGGTGCGGTCGGCATGGAGCTCGACGCGATCGCCGCGGTCGTGATCGGCGGCACGCTGCTGACCGGCGGCTCGGGCCTGGTGCTCGGCTCCGCGGTCGGCGTCCTCGTGCTCGGCCTGATCCAGTCGTTCATCTCGTTCGACGGCACGCTCAGCTCGTGGTGGACCAAGATCACGATCGGCGTGCTGCTGCTGCTGTTCGTCCTGATCCAGCGGCTCTTCACGCGGAGAGCCGTATGA
- a CDS encoding LacI family DNA-binding transcriptional regulator, with the protein MTANPQHAPVMADVAKVAGVSHQTVSRVINGMPNIKDSTRKRVEAAIKELGYRPNTAARALVTRKSSTIGIISTESGLYGPNSIHRTVEDAARQAGYFAGSVSLPTVTAQSLTDAIDHLLRQSVEGIVMIAAQHEALDAIRRQDPGVPLVVVEGDLSKAKSAVGVDQHRGAYEATTHLIELGHTTIAHVRGPLEWTEAEARRQGWEDALRAAGLELGPLYLGDWTPRSGYITGRQLASEGRPSAVFVANDQMAIGLMHALHETGIAVPDDISIVGFDDTPETEFLNPPLTTVRQNFQEVGRRAIDVLHAAISGENEDLPRLIAPELIIRSSTAAPTPRKAQK; encoded by the coding sequence ATGACGGCGAACCCCCAGCACGCGCCGGTCATGGCCGACGTCGCGAAGGTCGCCGGTGTCTCGCACCAGACGGTCTCGCGGGTCATCAACGGCATGCCCAACATCAAGGACTCCACCCGCAAGCGCGTCGAGGCGGCGATCAAGGAGCTCGGCTACCGGCCCAACACCGCCGCCCGTGCCCTGGTCACGCGCAAGTCGTCGACGATCGGCATCATCAGCACCGAGTCCGGGCTCTACGGCCCCAACAGCATCCACCGCACCGTCGAGGACGCCGCCCGCCAGGCCGGCTACTTCGCCGGGTCGGTGAGCCTGCCGACCGTCACGGCGCAGTCGCTGACCGACGCGATCGACCACCTGCTGCGCCAGTCGGTCGAGGGCATCGTCATGATCGCCGCGCAGCACGAGGCGCTCGACGCGATCCGCCGGCAGGACCCGGGCGTCCCGCTCGTCGTGGTCGAGGGCGACCTGTCCAAGGCCAAGTCGGCCGTGGGCGTCGACCAGCACCGTGGCGCGTACGAGGCGACGACCCACCTGATCGAGCTCGGCCACACGACGATCGCGCACGTACGCGGTCCGCTCGAGTGGACCGAGGCCGAGGCCCGCCGCCAGGGCTGGGAGGACGCGCTGCGCGCCGCCGGGCTCGAGCTCGGCCCGCTGTACCTCGGCGACTGGACCCCGCGCAGCGGCTACATCACGGGCCGCCAGCTCGCGTCCGAGGGCCGGCCGTCGGCCGTGTTCGTCGCGAACGACCAGATGGCCATCGGGCTGATGCATGCGCTGCACGAGACCGGCATCGCGGTGCCGGACGACATCAGCATCGTCGGGTTCGACGACACCCCCGAGACCGAGTTCCTCAACCCGCCGCTGACGACCGTACGCCAGAACTTCCAGGAGGTCGGCCGCCGCGCGATCGACGTCCTGCACGCCGCGATCAGCGGCGAGAACGAAGACCTCCCACGACTCATCGCCCCCGAGCTGATCATCCGCTCGAGCACGGCGGCACCGACCCCCCGAAAGGCCCAGAAGTGA
- the araB gene encoding ribulokinase, producing the protein MSEQYVVGVDYGTLSGRALVVSVKDGRELASAVHPYAHAVISDALPTTPDSPLPPDWALQVPSDYVDVLRTAVPEAVRASGIDPADVIGIATDFTACTMVPTLADGTPLNELPQFADRPHAYVKLWKHHAAQGQADRINALAEQRGEAWLPRYGGLISSEWEFAKGLQVLEEDPEIYAAMDRWVEAADWIVWQLCGTYVRNACAAGYKGILQDGAYPGDDFLAGLNPAFADFVNAKLDQPIGQLGRAAGTLTAEAAGWTGLPEGIAVAVGNVDAHVTAPAAQAVDAGQMVAIMGTSTCHVMSGSVLREVPGMCGVVDGGIVSGTWGYEAGQSGVGDIFGWFVDHGVPAYVREAADAAGLGVHEHLTELAAKQPVGAHGLVALDWHSGNRSVLVDHELTGLIVGQTLATKPEDVYRALIEATAFGTRTIIETFNASGVPVEELIIAGGLSKNPLLMQIYSDVTRLPLSVIGSEQGPALGSALHAAVAAGAYADIRAAAKAMGSLNRAVVLPDEGRSKVYDRLFAEYTALHDHFGRGGNDVMHRLHALRREALAGGVA; encoded by the coding sequence GTGAGCGAACAGTACGTCGTCGGAGTCGACTACGGCACCCTCTCGGGGCGCGCCCTCGTCGTCTCGGTCAAGGACGGCCGTGAGCTCGCGAGCGCGGTGCACCCCTACGCGCACGCCGTGATCAGCGACGCGCTGCCCACGACTCCTGACTCGCCGCTGCCGCCCGACTGGGCACTGCAGGTGCCGTCGGACTACGTCGACGTGCTCCGCACCGCGGTTCCCGAGGCCGTCCGCGCGTCGGGCATCGACCCGGCCGACGTCATCGGCATCGCCACCGACTTCACCGCCTGCACCATGGTGCCGACGCTCGCCGACGGCACGCCGCTCAACGAGCTGCCGCAGTTCGCGGACCGCCCGCACGCGTACGTCAAGCTCTGGAAGCACCACGCCGCGCAGGGCCAGGCCGACCGCATCAACGCGCTCGCCGAGCAGCGGGGCGAGGCGTGGCTGCCGCGCTACGGCGGGCTGATCTCGTCGGAGTGGGAGTTCGCCAAGGGACTGCAGGTCCTCGAGGAGGACCCCGAGATCTACGCCGCGATGGACCGCTGGGTCGAGGCGGCCGACTGGATCGTCTGGCAGCTGTGCGGCACGTACGTCCGCAACGCCTGCGCCGCCGGCTACAAGGGCATCCTGCAGGACGGCGCCTACCCGGGGGATGACTTCCTCGCCGGCCTGAACCCTGCATTTGCAGACTTTGTTAACGCTAAACTCGACCAGCCCATCGGCCAGCTCGGCCGTGCGGCGGGCACGCTGACCGCTGAGGCCGCCGGCTGGACCGGGCTGCCCGAAGGCATCGCCGTCGCGGTCGGCAACGTCGACGCGCACGTCACGGCACCGGCCGCGCAGGCGGTCGACGCCGGCCAGATGGTCGCGATCATGGGCACCTCGACGTGCCACGTGATGAGCGGCAGCGTCCTGCGCGAGGTGCCCGGCATGTGCGGCGTCGTCGACGGCGGCATCGTCTCGGGCACGTGGGGCTACGAGGCCGGACAGAGCGGCGTCGGCGACATCTTCGGCTGGTTCGTCGATCACGGCGTGCCGGCGTACGTTCGCGAGGCCGCCGATGCGGCAGGCCTCGGCGTCCACGAGCACCTCACGGAGCTCGCCGCCAAGCAGCCCGTCGGCGCGCACGGCCTCGTCGCGCTCGACTGGCACAGCGGCAACCGCTCGGTGCTGGTCGACCACGAGCTCACCGGCCTGATCGTCGGGCAGACGCTGGCCACAAAGCCCGAGGACGTCTACCGCGCCCTCATCGAGGCGACGGCGTTCGGCACCCGCACGATCATCGAGACGTTCAACGCCAGCGGGGTCCCGGTCGAGGAGCTCATCATCGCCGGCGGACTGTCCAAGAACCCGCTCCTCATGCAGATCTACTCCGACGTGACCCGGTTGCCGCTCTCGGTGATCGGGTCCGAGCAGGGCCCCGCTCTGGGCTCTGCCCTCCATGCTGCCGTCGCGGCTGGCGCGTACGCGGACATACGCGCCGCCGCGAAGGCTATGGGCTCCCTCAATCGGGCAGTCGTACTGCCCGATGAGGGACGCTCCAAGGTCTACGACCGGCTGTTCGCCGAGTACACCGCGCTCCACGACCACTTCGGTCGTGGCGGCAACGACGTGATGCACCGGCTCCACGCCCTGCGCCGCGAAGCGCTGGCGGGAGGCGTGGCATGA
- a CDS encoding L-ribulose-5-phosphate 4-epimerase, with the protein MTLIQDVQDTILRLRREVCALHAELTRYELVVWTAGNVSARVPGAAMMVIKPSGVSYDDLTPENMVVTDLEGTVLEGDLAPSSDTAAQAYVYRHLPEVGGVVHTHSTYATAWAARAEPIPCVLTMMADEFGGEIPVGPFALIGDDSIGRGIVDTLRDSSSPAVLMQNHGVFAIGKDARSAVKAAVMCEDVARTTHIARQLGEPVPIPPEQIASLFDRYQNAYGQ; encoded by the coding sequence ATGACGCTCATCCAGGACGTCCAGGACACGATCCTGCGACTGCGGCGCGAGGTCTGCGCCCTGCACGCCGAGCTGACCCGCTACGAGCTCGTCGTCTGGACGGCCGGCAACGTCTCGGCCCGCGTGCCGGGCGCCGCCATGATGGTCATCAAGCCCAGCGGGGTCAGCTACGACGACCTGACGCCGGAGAACATGGTCGTCACGGACCTCGAGGGCACGGTGCTCGAGGGCGACCTCGCCCCGTCGTCCGACACCGCCGCACAGGCGTACGTCTACCGGCACCTGCCCGAGGTCGGCGGCGTCGTGCACACCCACTCCACGTACGCCACGGCCTGGGCGGCCCGCGCCGAGCCGATCCCGTGCGTGCTCACGATGATGGCCGACGAGTTCGGCGGCGAGATCCCCGTCGGGCCGTTCGCCCTGATCGGCGACGACTCGATCGGCCGCGGCATCGTCGACACGCTGCGCGACAGCAGCTCGCCGGCCGTCCTGATGCAGAACCACGGTGTCTTCGCGATCGGCAAGGACGCCCGCTCGGCGGTCAAGGCCGCCGTGATGTGCGAGGACGTCGCGCGTACGACCCACATCGCCCGACAGCTCGGCGAACCGGTGCCCATCCCGCCGGAGCAGATCGCCAGCCTCTTCGACCGCTACCAGAACGCGTACGGCCAGTGA
- the araA gene encoding L-arabinose isomerase, with protein MSTADREIWFLTGSQGLYGEETLQQVADQSREVADTLAAHPDLSIRIVWKPVLTSSDAIRRTILEANADDSCLGLIGWMHTFSPAKMWINGLDALRKPFLHLHTQAHREIPWSTIDMDFMNLNQAAHGDREFGYIQTRLGVARKTVVGHVSNPDVGRRIGVWVRAAAGAAEMRSLKLARFGDNMRDVAVTEGDKVEAQLRFGVSVNTYGVNDLVEVVDAVDEAVVDKLVTEYQDLYDVAAELRVGGSRHDSLRYGARIEAGMRQFLEEGGFGAFTTNFEDLGGLRQLPGLAVQRLMADGYGFGGEGDWKTSVLVRTTKAMAAGRPGGTSFMEDYTYHLEPGNEKSLGAHMLEVCPSISTNKPTIEVHPLGIGGREDPVRMRFVADQGEGIVVGLSDLGDRFRLTANDVTLVEPDEPLPQLPVACAVWKSHPSLATAAEAWIMAGGPHHTVLSTAVGFEEFDDLAEILSTELLHINAETTPRSFLRELRWNQAYHRLAAGL; from the coding sequence ATGAGCACCGCCGACCGCGAGATCTGGTTCCTGACCGGAAGCCAGGGCCTCTACGGCGAGGAGACGCTTCAGCAGGTCGCCGACCAGTCGCGTGAGGTTGCCGACACGCTGGCCGCCCACCCCGACCTCTCGATCCGCATCGTGTGGAAGCCGGTCCTGACCTCGTCCGACGCGATCCGTCGGACGATCCTCGAGGCGAACGCCGACGACTCGTGCCTCGGCCTGATCGGCTGGATGCACACGTTCTCGCCGGCCAAGATGTGGATCAACGGGCTCGACGCGCTGCGCAAGCCGTTCCTGCACCTGCACACGCAGGCCCACCGCGAGATCCCGTGGTCCACGATCGACATGGACTTCATGAACCTCAACCAGGCCGCACACGGCGACCGGGAGTTCGGCTACATCCAGACCCGGCTCGGCGTCGCCCGCAAGACCGTCGTCGGCCACGTCAGCAACCCTGACGTCGGCCGGCGCATCGGCGTCTGGGTGCGTGCCGCCGCGGGTGCCGCGGAGATGCGTTCGCTCAAGCTCGCCCGCTTCGGCGACAACATGCGCGACGTCGCGGTCACCGAGGGCGACAAGGTCGAGGCGCAGCTGCGGTTCGGCGTCTCGGTCAACACCTACGGCGTCAACGACCTCGTCGAGGTCGTCGACGCGGTCGACGAGGCCGTCGTCGACAAGCTCGTCACGGAGTACCAGGACCTCTACGACGTCGCCGCCGAGCTGCGCGTCGGCGGGTCCCGGCACGACTCGCTGCGCTACGGCGCGCGCATCGAGGCGGGCATGCGGCAGTTCCTCGAGGAGGGCGGCTTCGGCGCGTTCACCACGAACTTCGAGGACCTCGGCGGGCTGCGCCAGCTGCCCGGTCTCGCGGTCCAGCGGCTGATGGCCGACGGCTACGGCTTCGGTGGCGAGGGCGACTGGAAGACGTCGGTGCTCGTGCGGACGACCAAGGCGATGGCGGCCGGCCGCCCCGGCGGGACGTCGTTCATGGAGGACTACACGTACCACCTGGAGCCGGGCAACGAGAAGTCGCTCGGTGCCCACATGCTCGAGGTCTGCCCCTCGATCTCGACGAACAAGCCGACGATCGAGGTGCACCCGCTGGGCATCGGCGGCCGCGAGGATCCCGTACGCATGCGGTTCGTCGCCGACCAGGGCGAAGGCATCGTCGTGGGCCTCTCGGACCTGGGTGACCGGTTCCGGCTGACCGCCAACGACGTCACGCTCGTCGAGCCCGACGAGCCGTTGCCCCAGCTGCCCGTGGCGTGTGCGGTCTGGAAGTCGCACCCGTCGCTCGCCACGGCGGCCGAGGCCTGGATCATGGCCGGCGGTCCGCACCACACGGTGCTGTCGACGGCGGTCGGGTTCGAGGAGTTCGACGACCTCGCCGAGATCCTGAGCACCGAGCTGCTGCACATCAACGCGGAGACCACGCCGCGGAGCTTCCTCAGGGAGCTCCGATGGAACCAGGCATATCACCGGCTCGCCGCCGGTCTCTGA